The Streptomyces sp. B3I8 nucleotide sequence GGTCGACTTCGGGCCGGTCGCGCACCCGGGGCAGGAGCAGCGCTACCCCATCGCCTGATCCGGCACGCGTCCGGCCCTGAACCGGAGTTAGTAAACTGCCTAGCGATATTCAGCGGTGAGTACCGCTACCCACTGCAGGGAGCTGCACATGGTGACGACCGGAACGGATCCGGCCCGGATGCGCGAGATGAACCAGCTGACCGTCGTGTGGGCCCTGCGCGGCAACCCGCCCTCGACGGTCACCGAGCTCGCCGGCCGGACGGGGCTGTCCCGGCCCGCCGTCGACGTGCTGGTGCAGCAGCTCGTGACCGAGGGCTGGGCCGAGGTCGAGGAACCGGGGACCAGCAGTACCGTCGGACGGCCCGCCCGGCGGTACCGCTTCCGCGCCGGCGCCGGACACGTGCTCGGCATCGACGTCGGCGTGCACAAGATCCTCGTCATGCTCAGCGACCTGGAGGGCAGCCCCGTCCAGGCGCTGCGCCGGCCCGCCGATCCGGAGGCCGGCGCCGACGAGCGGCTGGCGACGGTCGACGCGTGCATCGACGAGGTGCTGCGCCGCGCCGGGATGACGGCGGCCGACATCTGGGCGGTCACCGTCGGTGTGACCGGCCCCGTCGACTCCAGCGGCCGCACCTCGTTCTTCACTCCCTTGCCGGGCTGGGACTCGGCGGACCCCGTGGCTCACCTGCGGACCCGCTTCGGCTGCCCCGTCCAGGTCGAGAACGACTGCAAGCTCGCCGCGGTCGCCGAGCGCTGGAAGGGGGTGGCGCAGGACGCCGACGACATCGTGTACATCCTGGCCGGCATCCGCACCGGCGCCGGTCTGATCATCGACGGGACGCTGCGCCGCGGGCACGGCGGGGCGGCGGGAGAGATCGGCGCGCTGAAGGCCGTGCGCTGGCTCGACGCCCCGAGCCACCTCGCCGACTGCCCCGGGGTGCCCGCGTCGGCCGCGCAGGGCGAGGCCGCCGCCTGGGTGTTCCAGGCGGCGCGCACCGGCGACCGGGCCGCGCGGACGGCGGTCCGGCGCTACGCGCGCGACCTCGCCGTGGGCATGGCCGCGCTCACTCTCACACTCGATCCGCAGGTCGTCGTCTTCGGCGGCGGCTTCTCCCGGTCGGCCGACGTGGTCCTGCCGCCGCTGCGGCAGGAGCTCGCCAGGCACTGCCTGCGCCTTCCGGAGCTGCGCACCTCGACGCTGGGCGACGAGAGCGTGGCGCTGGGAGCGCTGCGGCTGGCCCTGGACGAGGTCGACGACCGGCTGCTCAGCGGCCGGCTCGCGGCACCGGCCGCCCCGCGCGTGCAGTGAGGCGGCCCCTCCCCGTGCCGCTCGCCGGGCTCAGCCCAGGTCGAGCAGGAGCGACAGGGTCCGGTGGAGCACGTCCCCGGGCTCCTCGTGGTCCCCGGGCAGGGCCGGGGAGCGCCAGGCCACGAAGCCGTCGGGGCGGACGAGGACCGCGCCCTTCGGGGTGACCCCGTGCGCCTCGGCCCAGTCGCCCTCGGGCTCCAGGTCGGCTCCGGGCGCGGTGCCCAGCCGGTAGGCGCGCAGCGGGATCGACAGGACGGCGGCGACCTTCCGCGCGGCCTCGTGCCAGACGGGCGTGGTGGCGTCGCACAGCAGCACCGGCGTGCGCTCGTACAGGTCGAGCGTCGACAGCCGTTCGGCTCCCCGCCGCAGCCACAGGTGCGGGGCGCGGCTGCCCGGTTCGCCGGTGAGCCGCAGCTCCTCGGGGACGGCGGGGCCGTCGGGCGCGGCACCGACGACGGCGCCGCGCGGGTAGCGGTGGCCGAGGACGACGTTGAGGATGCCGCCGGGCCGCCGGCCGCCGCCGGCCGCCGGGGGCGGTGCGTCGTAGCCGGGGTGGCTGTGTTCGCCGGAGCGGTCGGCGGCGCGGGCGGCGGTCGCCTCGGCGACGGGGCGGCGTTCGGCGTCGTAGCTGTCCAGCAGGCCGGGGCCGGCCCAGCCGTTGAGGACGGCGGCGAGTTTCCAGGCCAGGTTGTGCGCGTCCTGGATGCCGGTGTTGGAGCCGAAGGCGCCGGTGGGTGACATCTCGTGGGCGGAGTCCCCGGCCAGGAAGACACGGCCGGAGCCGTAGGAACGGGCCACCCGCTGGGCGGCGTGCCAGGGTGCCCTGCCGGTGATCTGCACGTCGAGGTCCGGGTCGCCGACGGCGCGGCGGATGTGGTCGGCGCAGCGCTCGTCGGTGAAGGCCTCGAGGCTCTCGCCGCGCTCGGGGTGCCAGGGTGCGTGGAAGACCCACTGGGTGCGGTTGTCGACCGGGAGCAGTGCTCCGTCGGCCTCGGGCGAGGTCAGGTAGCAGACGATGAACCGGCGGTCGCCGACGATCGCGGCCAGGCCCTGGGAGCGGAAGGTGATGCTCACGTTGTGGAACAGGTCGCCGGGGCCCGACCGGGTGATGCCGAGGGATTCGCGGATCGGGCTGCGGGGGCCGTCCGCGGCGATCAGGTACTCGGCGCGGACGGTGGTGTGCTCGCCGGTGTCGCGGCTCTTGACCAGCGCGGTCACCCCGTCCGCGTCCTGCTCGTAGGACATCAGCTCGGTGGCGAACCTGAGGTCGGCGCCGGGAGTCGCGCGGGCGTGCTCCAGCAGGACGGGCTCCAGGTCGTTCTGGCTGCACAGGCACCAGCCGCTGGGACTGAACCGGGCCAGACCGCCGCCGGGGTCGATCTCCCGGAACAGCCACTCGCCGGCGTCACCGACGAGCGCGGGTGCCTGGAGGATGCCGTGGTTGCCGGCGAGGACGGAGGCCGCCTCGCGGACCGCGGGCTCCACGCGGGCGGTCCGGAACAGTTCCATCGTGCGGACGTTGTTGCCGCGGCCCTTGGGGTGGGTGGAGGTGTGCTTGTGCTTCTCGACGAGGAGGTGCGGCACCCCCAGCCGGCCCAGGAAGACCGAGGCCGACAGCCCGACCAGGGAGCCACCGACCACAAGGACCGGCACTTCGGTGTCAGCGCCTTTGCGCATGTCTGCCTTTCCTGTCGGGCGGCCGCGCGGGTGCGCGGCCGCCGTATGTGACGACACGTCCTGCGGGAGTTCCTACGCCCGGCTCGGCCGCGACGACCCCCGCGTCCGGCTCTGCATGCATGCCCCGGCGGGGCGCTCGTCGCGGGGGATTCACTCGGTTGATCGTCCGGAATCGCGCGCGGGCGGCACGCGGAACACGATCGAGCACACAGCCTTCACAACCGCCCCTGCCGTGCGGCCGCCCGCCGGCCTGGCACGGCCGCGGGGCGTGGCACCCACCGCTGCCCCCGAAGAAAGGGTGTTCCTCCGATGACAGCCTCCCCCGCCGTGTCGACGGCTCCGAACCGGGTCAGCACGTCGGCGTTCGACGGCTCCCGGCTGCGGGTCGTGCTGATGCTCGACATCCACGACGGCGCCCAGCAGGAGTTCCTCGCCGCCTACGAGCGCATGTGCGACGCGGTCGCGTCGGTCCCGGGACACCTCAGCGACCAGCTCTGCCAGTCCATCGAGAATCCCTCCCAGTGGCTGATCACCAGCGAGTGGGAGAGCGCCCCGCCGTTCCTGGCCTGGGTCAACAGCGAGGAGCACATCGAGACGGTGAAGCCGCTGCACAGCTGCGTGCGGGACACCCGCTCGATGCGGTACAGCGTGCTGCGCGAGACCACGCACGACGGTTCCGGCATCCGCGTGGAGACCCTGCAGATCACTCCCCGGGTCGGCGACGGCGTGGTGCGGCACGCGCTGACGTTCACCGTCAGGCCGGGCACCGAGACGGAGGTGGCCCGGCATCTGTCGGAGTACGCCTCCCCCAGTCCCCAGGTGGACGAGACAACCCGGCTGCGCCGCACTTCCCTGTTCATGCACGGCAACCGGATCGTCCGGGCGGTGGAGGTGGAGGGCGACCTGATGGCGGCGCTGCGCCACGTGTCGCGCCAGCCGGAGGTGCGGGCGGTGGAGGAGGCCATCAACCCCTACCTGGAGCAGGAACGCGACATGGGCGACCCGCAGTCGGCGCGGATCTTCTTCACCCGTGCCGCGCTGCCCGCCGTCCACCACGTCACCGCCGGGCCGGACGTCGCCTCGGCGCACCGCGAGGGCCTGTTCCTGCCGGCCCGGCCGGGCTGCGGCATGCGGCTCGCGCGGGTGCTGGCGGAGCAGGACGAGCGGGCCGCCGGCGACCCGCGCAGCCCGGTGCTCGGCGCCTCTCTCTACCAGCGCGACGACATCGTCGTCCGTGTCGTGGACGTGGCCGGCGACCCGGACGCCGAGCCGGCGGCCGTGCTGGGTCTGGCCGAGCCGGCGGTCCGGGCGGAGGTGCTCCCATTGCTGGACACCGCCGCGCTCGACGCGCCGCAGACCCTCGGTGACGACCGGGCCCTGGCCGGGCTGCTGGCCCGCGTCCGGATGCGGCCGCTGACCGACCGCACCTCCGAGCCCCGCTGACCAGGGCGTCCGGACCCGTACCCGATCCCTTCCGCGAGACCACGGAGCACCACATGAGCCAACAGCACGTCCGCATCGTCGACCTGAGCGAGACTCCGCACAACACCCGTCGGGGAGGTGACCTGCGCGCCATGCTCACCCCCACGGCGGTGGGCGCGACCAGCGGTTTCATGGGGCTGGCCACCGTGGCGCCGGGGGACCGGATCGGCGAGCACTACCACCCGTACTCCGAGGAGTTCGTGTACGTCGTCGCCGGGGAGCTGGAGGTGGACCTGGACGGCGAGCCGCACCCGCTCCGCCCGGACCAGGGCCTGATGATCCCGGCGTACACGCGTCACCGTTTCCGCAACGTGGGCCGCGCCGAGGCGCGCCTGGTGTTCCACCTGGGCCCGTTGGCGCCGAGCCCGGAGCTGGGCCACGTCGACACCGAGGAGACCCAGGGGGCGGAGGGGGCCGGGGAGCACGAGCGGCCCGTGGGGGCGGCCTCATGAGCCGCCGGGTCGCGGTCACCGGCATAGGCGTCGTCGCCCCCGGCGGGATCGGGGTCCCGGCCTTCTGGGACCTGCTGTCGAACGGGCGCACGGCCACTCGGGACATCACCTTCTTCGACCCGAGCGGTCTGCGGTCCAGGATCGCCGCCGAGTGCGACTTCGACCCGGCCGCGCACGGCCTGGACCCGCGCACCGTCGAACGCAACGACCGCTACGTGCAGTTCGCGCTGGCGGCGAGCGCTGAGGCGGTGCGGGACGCGGGTCTGGACGGGCCGCCGGACGACCCGTGGCGGTTCGGCGTGAGCCTGGGCACCGCGGTGGGCGGCACCACGCGGCTGGAGCACGACTACGTGCTGGTCAGCGAGAAGGGCGCCCGCTGGGACGTCGACCACCGGCAGGCCGAACCGCATCTGCACCGGGCGTTCGCGCCCAGCACGCTGGCCTCCGCGGTGGCCGAGGTGTTCGGGGCGAGGGGCCCGGTGCAGACCGTGTCGACGGGCTGCACCTCCGGCCTTGACGCGGTGGGCTACGCGGTCCAGGCGATTGCCGAGGGCCGGATGGACGCCTGCCTGGCCGGCGCCTCCGACTCGCCGATCTCCCCGATCACCATGGCCTGCTTCGACGCCATCAAGGCCACCTCCCCGAACAACGACGACCCGGCGCACGCCTCCCGCCCCTTCGACGCCGACCGGGACGGCTTCGTGATGGGCGAGGGGTGCGCGGTGCTGGTCCTGGAGGAGCTGGAGTCGGCCCGGGCGCGCGGAGCGGAGGTGTACTGCGAGATCTCCGGCTACGCCACCTACGGCAACGCCTACCACATGACGGGCCTGACCAAGGAGGGCCTGGAGATGTCCCGGGCCATCGACACCGCGCTGGCCCAGGCCCGGCTGGCCCCGGAGGACATCGACTACGTCAACGCGCACGGCTCGGGCACCAAGCAGAACGACCGGCACGAGACCGCGGCCGTGAAGCGCTCGCTGGGCGCGCACGCGTACGCCACCCCGATGAGCTCCATCAAGTCGATGGTGGGTCACTCGCTGGGCGCGATCGGCTCCATCGAGGTCGCCGCGTGCGTGCTGGCCATGGCCCACCAGGTCGTGCCGCCCACGGCGAACTACACCACCCCGGACCCCGAGTGCGACCTGGACTACGTGCCGCGCGAGGCCCGCGAGCGGCGGCTGCGCGGGGTGCTGTCCGTCGGCAGCGGCTTCGGCGGTTTCCAGTCCGCGGTCGTACTGACCCGACCGACCGGGAGGACACCATGACAGCAGGCGACAAGCGGCGCGCCGTCGTCACCGGCATCGGCGTCGTCGCGCCCACGGGCGTCGGCGTCGAGGCGTACTGGAAGGCCACGGCCGAGGGCGCCACCGCGCTCGGTCCCGTCACCCGGGAGGGGTGTGGGCACTTCCCCGTGCGAGTGGCCGGCGAGGTCCGCGGGTTCGACCCGCAGGCGATGGTCGAGGACACCTTCCTGGTGCAGACGGACCGGTTCAGCCACTTCGCGATGGCCGCGGCCCAGATGGCCCTGGCCGACGCCCGGCTGGGCCGCGGCGACCTCACCGACCCGTTCTCGGTCGGTGTGGTCACCGCGGCCGGCTCCGGCGGCGGCGAGTTCGGCCAGCGGGAGCTGCAGAAACTGTGGGCCAACGGGCCCAAGCACGTGGGCCCGTACCAGTCGATCGCCTGGTTCTACGCGGCCAGCACCGGCCAGATCTCCATCCGTGGCGGCTTCAAGGGCCCCTGCGGGGTCGTCGCGAGCGACGAGGCGGGCGGTCTGGACGCGCTGGCGCACGGCGAGCGGGAGGTGCGCCGGGGCACCGACACGCTGATCGTCGGGGCGGCCGAGGCGCCTCTCGCCCCGTACTCGATGGCCTGCCAGCTCGGGTACGCCGAGCTGAGCCGGGAGAGCGACCCCGACCGCGCCTACCGGCCGTTCACGCCCTCCGCCTGCGGTTTCGTGCCCGCCGAGGGCGGTGCGGTGCTGCTCCTGGAGGAGGCGGGCACCGCCCGGGCGCGCGGCGCGGACCTGCGGGCAACGGTGGCCGGGCACGCGGCCACCTTCACCGGGGCCTCCCAGTGGGAGAAGACCCGCGAGGGACTCGCGCACGCCATCGAGGGGGCGCTCGCGCAGTCGGGCTGCCGCCCGGGGGACGTGGACGTGGTGTTCGCCGACGCGCTCGGCACCCCCGAGGCGGACCGGGCGGAGGCGCTGGCGCTGGCCGACGCGCTCGGCCCGCACGCCCGCCGGGTGCCGGTGACCGCCCCCAAGACCGGTACCGGACGGGCCTATTGCGGCTCGGCGGTGCTGGACGTGGCGGCGGCCGTGCTCGCCATGGAGCACGGCCTGGTGCCGCCGACCCCGAACGTCTTCGACGTCTGCCACGACCTGGACCTCGTCGCCGGCCGAGCCCGGCCCGCCGAGCTGCGCACCGCCCTGGTGCTCAGCCGGGGACTGATGGGGTCCAACTCGGCGCTCGTGCTGCGGCACGGCGCCACCGGTTCCGACGAGTGAAGGAGTCAGACAGCATGAGCGAACAGACGACAGTGAAGGTGACCGTGCGGGAGCTGGCGGCGCTGATGAAGCAGACGGCCGGCGTCGCGGTCGACCCCGCCGAGCTGGAGCGCGGCGTGGACTGCGGGTTCGACGCCTTCGGCCTGGACTCCCTGGGCCTGCTGGGCATCGTGGGCGAGCTGGAGAAGCGGTACGGGCTCGCGCTGCCGGAGGACGCCGAGAAGTGCAAGTCTCCGGCGGACTTCCTGAAGATGGTCAACGGCTCGCTCGCGGCGGGGGTGTGACATGGCGGGGCACACCGAGAACGAGGTCACGATCGCGGCGCCGTTCGACCTGGTCTGGGACATGACCAACGACCTGGAGAACTGGACCGACCTGTTCAGCGAGTACGCGGCCGTGGACATCATCGAGCGGGACGGCGACCGGACACGGTTCCGGCTCACCATGCACCCCGACGAGAACGGCACGGTGTGGAGCTGGGTCTCCGAGCGCACCGTTGACCGGGCCGCGCGCACCGTGCGGGCCCGCCGCGTCGAGCCCGGCCCGTTCCAGTTCATGGACATCCGCTGGGAGTACGAGGAGACGCCGGACGGCACCCGCATGCACTGGACGCAGGACTTCGCGATGAAGCCCGAGGCGCCGGTGGACGACGCGGGGATGACCGCCCTGATCAACGGCAACTCCCGGATCCAGCTCGACCTGATCCGTGACCGGATCGAGCGGGCCGCGCGCGAGCGGCAGCCCGCCGCGGTGCGGGCCGAGTGAGACGAGCCGGGTGAGAGGGGCCGGGTGAGACGGCCGAGACCCCCGACGACAGGAGAGGAACCCTGTGCACCACACGATGATCGTCGCGAGGATGAAGCCGGGCGCGGCCCCGGACATCGCGAAGGTGTTCGCCGAGTCCGACCGGGGCGAACTGCCGCACCTGGTGGGCGTGAAGGCCCGCAGCCTGTTCCAGTTCGGTGACGTGTATCTGCACCTCATCGAGAGTGAGCAGGACCCGGGCCCGGCCATCGCCCGGCTCGCCGAGCACCCGGAGTTCCGGGGGATCAGCGAGCGGCTGGAGGCCTACGTCATGCCCTACGACCCCGAGACGTGGCGCGGCCCGAAGGACGCGATGGCCCGGCGGTTCTACCACTGGGACCGTGACGCGGAGCGGGAAGCGGCGGCGGCCACCGGCTGACGGGCCCGCACCACCACCAAGGCCGCCGGCCCCCGCCTCGTGAGGCGGGGGCCGGCGGCCGTCCTGCGGGTCCGGGCTCACCCGGGGACGCGGCACTCGAAGGCGTGCAGGTACGGGGTGACCGGGCGGACGGTGTCGATGACGAGGCCCGCCGCGTCCAGCCGCTCCGTCAGGCTCCGCTCGGTGTGCTTGGCGCCGCCCACGTTGAGCAGGAGCAGCAGGTCCATGGCGCGGGTGAACGGCATGGACGGAGTGTCGTCGACGAGGTTCTCGATCGCCACCACCCGGGCACCGGGCCGGGCCACCGCCCGGATGTTGGCCAGGGTACGGCGGGTGCTGTCGTCGTCCCACTCCAGGACGTTCTTGATGACGTAGACGTCGGCGTGGACGGGGATGTCCTCGCGGCAGTCGCCGCCCACGGTGCGGGCCCGGTCGGCGAGCGCGCCGCCGGGGCGCAGCCGGGCGTCGGCCCGTTCCACCACCTTGGGCAGGTCCAGGAGCACGCCCCGCGCGTCCGGGTACTTCTCCAGCAGGCAGGCCAGTACGTGGCCCTGGCCGCCGCCGATGTCGACGATCGACTCGGCGCCGGTCAGGTCCAGGGCGGCCGCCACGTCCCGCGCGGACTGCTCGCTGGAGCGGGTCATGGCACGGTTGAAGACGGCGGCGGAGGCGGGCGCGTCCTCGTTCAGGTACTGGAAGAAGCCCTTGCCGTAGAGGCCCTCGGCGACGTTGCCGCCGGTGCGGACGGCCTCGTCGAGCAGGGGCCACACCTCCCAGGTCCAGGGTTCGGTGCACCACAGGACGACGTCCCTGAGGCTGTGCTCGTCGTCCTCGCGCAGCAGCAGCGACAGGTCGGTGTGGGCGAAGGTGCCGTCGACGCGTTCGGTGAAGACGTCCTGGCAGGCCAGGGCGCGCAGCAGACGTCGCAGCGGCCCTGGTTCGGCCCTGACGGAGCGGGCCAGTTCCTCGACGGTGGCGGGGGCCGGGCCGAGCGCGTCGGCCACGCCGAGCCGGACGGCGGCGCGCAGGGCGGCGGAGCGGGCGGCGCCGAAGGCCAGTTCGCGCAGCAGCATGGGGGCGGGAGTGCCGGCGCGCGCCGTCCCGGCGCCGGTGTCCGCGGCCGGCGCCGGGGAGTCGGTCCGGGCGGTCGTCATCGGCGGCCTCCCGGGTGCGCCGCGGCGGGCAGGGTGCGGTTGCCGCACAGGGCGGCGGGTTCGGAGGTGCCGCAGGTGTTGCCCCGGAAGGTGTTGGTCTTGGCGGTGTCGCGGTCGGCGAGGTCGGCGGGGCCGTTGTCCTTGAGGGCGTTGTCCTCGATCGTGTTGTTCTGGTTGCGGGCGCCCACCAAGCTCTTGAACAGCACGATGCCGCCCGACATCGGGGAGGCGCCCTTGTTGTCCTCTACGGTGTTGCGGACGACGTGGACCTTCTCGGCGCCGGTCAGGACGATGCCGGAGCCCTGGAGGAACGGCAGCCGTGCGGTGGCGGCGCAGTACTTGTTGTTGTGGTGGACGTGGTTGAGGCGGATGGTGACGTCGCCGACGCGGGGCTTGTTCTCGTCACCGACGACGAACACGCCGGCGCAGTTGGCGGTGACGTCGTTGGCCTCGACCATCACCTCGCGCAGCCGGCGCACGGTGAGGCCGATGCGGTTGCCGACGAGGTCGTTGCCGCGGACCAGGGTGCCGTCGGTGTCGGTGGCGCCGGCCTCGGTGGTGACGGCGTTGGCCAGGAAGATCCCGGCGTCACCGTTGGCGCGTGCGGTGTTGTTGACGAAGCGGCCCCTGGTGGAGCGCTCCTGGGCGATGCCCCAGGTGCCGTTCTTCTCCGCGGTCACGTGGTGCACGACCAACTGGTCGGTGCGGCTGGCCCACACGCCGTTCTCCTTGAACCCGCGTACCGTCAGGTCGCTGATGCGGACACCCTGGAGCGGGTGGGCGGCGGTGCCCTCGACGCAGATGCCGTTGCCCGCGGCGGCGCAGGCGTCGGCCTTGCGCGCCTTGGTGGTGGCCGGGAGGAGGACGGTGCGGTCACCGGCGCCGCGCACGGTGACACCGGACTTCTTGACCTGGATGCTCTCCCGGTAGGTGCCGGGACCGAGGTACACGGTGTCACCGGGCCGGGCGGCGTCGAGGGCCCGTTGGACCGACTCCCCGGCGTCCACTCTGAGGACGGTGCCGGCGGCGTGGGCCGGTGATGCCCAGGCGAGGCCGAGGACGGCGGAGGTGGCGGCGGACAGCGCGAGGACACGCAGGTGAGGTTTGGTCATAGGACGAAGTTATGACCGTTATGACCGATTTCGCCATACAGGCGCGCGTTCGTGTCACCCGTGCGTGCGGCACGGGTCCGCGGGGGTGCTGTCCGCCGGCCGCTGTCCGCCGGCCGGTCCCCGGTCAGCCCCGCCGGTCCTCCGGGAGGACCGCGTCGTCGTCGATCGTGTGCATCGCCGCCTCCTCGGCCCCGGCGGCCCCGCCGTCGATGCCCTCGTCCTCGGCGACGAGTTCCTTCGTGGTGTCCGCGCGGGCGCCCTGGTCGGGGGCGACCAGACGGCCGGAGCGGGCGTCGCCGGCCTCGGGGTCGACGGGCTCGCCGTCGGTGTCGGAGGCGTCGCCGATGCCGTCGCCGGACACGGGGGTCACGTCCGGGACCTCCTGTGCCAGTCGCTCGTCGAGCGTCTCGCCCTCGTGCTGCTCGGCGGCGGTCGTGCCGGTCTTGGTCACACCGAGGGGCTTCTCGGGGGGTGAGTAGCCCTCGTCGAGTGTGTCGTCGTACGTGCGTTCGCCGACGGCGTCCTGCATGTCCAGTGGGGCGGCGTCCTCCTGCTCCTCGTTGGTGCCGGTGGGCTGGTAGACGTCGTCTCCCATGCGGTCGGCGGCCATCGGGGCGCCTCCTCTCCGGGGGTGGTCCGTACGGTGCGTACGGGTCGCTGTGACCCGTGTTTCCGTGATCGGGGCCGGTAACCCTCCGGGGGTTGCCCGGCCGTTCTCGCGCCCCCGCCACCCCTTCCCGTCCCGGCCCCGGGGGGGGCTCCGCCCCCGGACCCCCGAAAGGTCGTGCGGTTCCCCGCGCCCCTGATCAGGGGCACGGGGCCG carries:
- a CDS encoding nitrous oxide reductase family maturation protein NosD, encoding MTKPHLRVLALSAATSAVLGLAWASPAHAAGTVLRVDAGESVQRALDAARPGDTVYLGPGTYRESIQVKKSGVTVRGAGDRTVLLPATTKARKADACAAAGNGICVEGTAAHPLQGVRISDLTVRGFKENGVWASRTDQLVVHHVTAEKNGTWGIAQERSTRGRFVNNTARANGDAGIFLANAVTTEAGATDTDGTLVRGNDLVGNRIGLTVRRLREVMVEANDVTANCAGVFVVGDENKPRVGDVTIRLNHVHHNNKYCAATARLPFLQGSGIVLTGAEKVHVVRNTVEDNKGASPMSGGIVLFKSLVGARNQNNTIEDNALKDNGPADLADRDTAKTNTFRGNTCGTSEPAALCGNRTLPAAAHPGGRR
- a CDS encoding methyltransferase, whose product is MTTARTDSPAPAADTGAGTARAGTPAPMLLRELAFGAARSAALRAAVRLGVADALGPAPATVEELARSVRAEPGPLRRLLRALACQDVFTERVDGTFAHTDLSLLLREDDEHSLRDVVLWCTEPWTWEVWPLLDEAVRTGGNVAEGLYGKGFFQYLNEDAPASAAVFNRAMTRSSEQSARDVAAALDLTGAESIVDIGGGQGHVLACLLEKYPDARGVLLDLPKVVERADARLRPGGALADRARTVGGDCREDIPVHADVYVIKNVLEWDDDSTRRTLANIRAVARPGARVVAIENLVDDTPSMPFTRAMDLLLLLNVGGAKHTERSLTERLDAAGLVIDTVRPVTPYLHAFECRVPG
- a CDS encoding cupin domain-containing protein → MSQQHVRIVDLSETPHNTRRGGDLRAMLTPTAVGATSGFMGLATVAPGDRIGEHYHPYSEEFVYVVAGELEVDLDGEPHPLRPDQGLMIPAYTRHRFRNVGRAEARLVFHLGPLAPSPELGHVDTEETQGAEGAGEHERPVGAAS
- a CDS encoding DUF5709 domain-containing protein yields the protein MAADRMGDDVYQPTGTNEEQEDAAPLDMQDAVGERTYDDTLDEGYSPPEKPLGVTKTGTTAAEQHEGETLDERLAQEVPDVTPVSGDGIGDASDTDGEPVDPEAGDARSGRLVAPDQGARADTTKELVAEDEGIDGGAAGAEEAAMHTIDDDAVLPEDRRG
- a CDS encoding beta-ketoacyl synthase N-terminal-like domain-containing protein, yielding MTAGDKRRAVVTGIGVVAPTGVGVEAYWKATAEGATALGPVTREGCGHFPVRVAGEVRGFDPQAMVEDTFLVQTDRFSHFAMAAAQMALADARLGRGDLTDPFSVGVVTAAGSGGGEFGQRELQKLWANGPKHVGPYQSIAWFYAASTGQISIRGGFKGPCGVVASDEAGGLDALAHGEREVRRGTDTLIVGAAEAPLAPYSMACQLGYAELSRESDPDRAYRPFTPSACGFVPAEGGAVLLLEEAGTARARGADLRATVAGHAATFTGASQWEKTREGLAHAIEGALAQSGCRPGDVDVVFADALGTPEADRAEALALADALGPHARRVPVTAPKTGTGRAYCGSAVLDVAAAVLAMEHGLVPPTPNVFDVCHDLDLVAGRARPAELRTALVLSRGLMGSNSALVLRHGATGSDE
- a CDS encoding ROK family transcriptional regulator; the protein is MVTTGTDPARMREMNQLTVVWALRGNPPSTVTELAGRTGLSRPAVDVLVQQLVTEGWAEVEEPGTSSTVGRPARRYRFRAGAGHVLGIDVGVHKILVMLSDLEGSPVQALRRPADPEAGADERLATVDACIDEVLRRAGMTAADIWAVTVGVTGPVDSSGRTSFFTPLPGWDSADPVAHLRTRFGCPVQVENDCKLAAVAERWKGVAQDADDIVYILAGIRTGAGLIIDGTLRRGHGGAAGEIGALKAVRWLDAPSHLADCPGVPASAAQGEAAAWVFQAARTGDRAARTAVRRYARDLAVGMAALTLTLDPQVVVFGGGFSRSADVVLPPLRQELARHCLRLPELRTSTLGDESVALGALRLALDEVDDRLLSGRLAAPAAPRVQ
- a CDS encoding TcmI family type II polyketide cyclase — protein: MHHTMIVARMKPGAAPDIAKVFAESDRGELPHLVGVKARSLFQFGDVYLHLIESEQDPGPAIARLAEHPEFRGISERLEAYVMPYDPETWRGPKDAMARRFYHWDRDAEREAAAATG
- a CDS encoding acyl carrier protein, whose product is MSEQTTVKVTVRELAALMKQTAGVAVDPAELERGVDCGFDAFGLDSLGLLGIVGELEKRYGLALPEDAEKCKSPADFLKMVNGSLAAGV
- a CDS encoding FAD-dependent monooxygenase, which encodes MRKGADTEVPVLVVGGSLVGLSASVFLGRLGVPHLLVEKHKHTSTHPKGRGNNVRTMELFRTARVEPAVREAASVLAGNHGILQAPALVGDAGEWLFREIDPGGGLARFSPSGWCLCSQNDLEPVLLEHARATPGADLRFATELMSYEQDADGVTALVKSRDTGEHTTVRAEYLIAADGPRSPIRESLGITRSGPGDLFHNVSITFRSQGLAAIVGDRRFIVCYLTSPEADGALLPVDNRTQWVFHAPWHPERGESLEAFTDERCADHIRRAVGDPDLDVQITGRAPWHAAQRVARSYGSGRVFLAGDSAHEMSPTGAFGSNTGIQDAHNLAWKLAAVLNGWAGPGLLDSYDAERRPVAEATAARAADRSGEHSHPGYDAPPPAAGGGRRPGGILNVVLGHRYPRGAVVGAAPDGPAVPEELRLTGEPGSRAPHLWLRRGAERLSTLDLYERTPVLLCDATTPVWHEAARKVAAVLSIPLRAYRLGTAPGADLEPEGDWAEAHGVTPKGAVLVRPDGFVAWRSPALPGDHEEPGDVLHRTLSLLLDLG
- a CDS encoding SRPBCC family protein; amino-acid sequence: MAGHTENEVTIAAPFDLVWDMTNDLENWTDLFSEYAAVDIIERDGDRTRFRLTMHPDENGTVWSWVSERTVDRAARTVRARRVEPGPFQFMDIRWEYEETPDGTRMHWTQDFAMKPEAPVDDAGMTALINGNSRIQLDLIRDRIERAARERQPAAVRAE
- a CDS encoding SchA/CurD-like domain-containing protein → MTASPAVSTAPNRVSTSAFDGSRLRVVLMLDIHDGAQQEFLAAYERMCDAVASVPGHLSDQLCQSIENPSQWLITSEWESAPPFLAWVNSEEHIETVKPLHSCVRDTRSMRYSVLRETTHDGSGIRVETLQITPRVGDGVVRHALTFTVRPGTETEVARHLSEYASPSPQVDETTRLRRTSLFMHGNRIVRAVEVEGDLMAALRHVSRQPEVRAVEEAINPYLEQERDMGDPQSARIFFTRAALPAVHHVTAGPDVASAHREGLFLPARPGCGMRLARVLAEQDERAAGDPRSPVLGASLYQRDDIVVRVVDVAGDPDAEPAAVLGLAEPAVRAEVLPLLDTAALDAPQTLGDDRALAGLLARVRMRPLTDRTSEPR
- a CDS encoding beta-ketoacyl synthase, with protein sequence MSRRVAVTGIGVVAPGGIGVPAFWDLLSNGRTATRDITFFDPSGLRSRIAAECDFDPAAHGLDPRTVERNDRYVQFALAASAEAVRDAGLDGPPDDPWRFGVSLGTAVGGTTRLEHDYVLVSEKGARWDVDHRQAEPHLHRAFAPSTLASAVAEVFGARGPVQTVSTGCTSGLDAVGYAVQAIAEGRMDACLAGASDSPISPITMACFDAIKATSPNNDDPAHASRPFDADRDGFVMGEGCAVLVLEELESARARGAEVYCEISGYATYGNAYHMTGLTKEGLEMSRAIDTALAQARLAPEDIDYVNAHGSGTKQNDRHETAAVKRSLGAHAYATPMSSIKSMVGHSLGAIGSIEVAACVLAMAHQVVPPTANYTTPDPECDLDYVPREARERRLRGVLSVGSGFGGFQSAVVLTRPTGRTP